The following coding sequences are from one Archaeoglobaceae archaeon window:
- a CDS encoding ATP-binding protein, with product MRSAIGKIHGSASSFEFEFVITNSKLVKRGDYIKVWNDKDGWVLGQVSDILAVDNPKLSELYKVKEVLIAKARVLGKREAGKLRMPTSPFIPGDNIYIAEDELIAETFGFAEDGAYIGLLGDTSVKVKLNPNTLVQKHVCILAKTGSGKSYTAGVIIEELLERNVPLLIIDPHGEYVSMKKPAKIKDNEFGVEPKGYADKIVVYAPPTSPFIDSADKELSLDGVDLTAEELIELSGLRSPTAQALLYQALRDLKNYTIADIIKEVESIRHSGKWTLIGALSKIEKSGLFKQRPTDLRTLLVRGKASLIDLRGIEPAYQNLIVSRVISKLFELRKRGEVEPGMIVVEEAHNFAPEREKTVSSNVLRTVASEGRKFGLGLMVISQRPARIDKNVISQCNTQIILRVTNPNDINAIKKGIEGITAEMVEEIKRLPTGSAVVVSPELEVPVIVRVRVRRSQHSEAKSVLEEEKEEIEAKEETAVETKEVKEKEKRKGFLSRIFRSRKP from the coding sequence ATGAGAAGTGCGATTGGAAAAATTCATGGTTCCGCATCTTCGTTTGAATTTGAGTTTGTGATAACAAATTCGAAATTGGTAAAGAGGGGAGATTACATAAAGGTTTGGAACGACAAAGACGGCTGGGTTCTTGGACAGGTTTCCGACATCTTAGCGGTTGACAATCCGAAGCTCTCTGAGTTATACAAGGTTAAGGAAGTTCTAATCGCCAAGGCAAGAGTGCTTGGAAAAAGAGAAGCGGGGAAGCTAAGAATGCCTACAAGCCCCTTTATCCCGGGAGATAATATTTACATTGCGGAAGATGAGCTGATTGCAGAAACCTTCGGTTTTGCCGAAGATGGAGCATACATAGGGCTTCTTGGAGACACTTCCGTTAAAGTTAAGCTTAATCCGAACACTCTTGTGCAGAAGCATGTCTGCATTCTCGCAAAGACTGGTAGCGGAAAAAGCTACACCGCTGGGGTTATAATAGAAGAGCTCCTTGAAAGAAATGTTCCGCTTTTGATCATCGATCCCCATGGGGAATATGTTTCAATGAAAAAGCCAGCAAAGATTAAGGATAACGAGTTTGGAGTGGAACCAAAAGGCTACGCTGACAAAATCGTTGTTTACGCTCCTCCAACATCACCCTTTATTGATTCTGCAGATAAGGAGTTGTCTCTGGATGGGGTAGACCTAACTGCTGAAGAGCTCATCGAATTAAGTGGTCTGAGAAGCCCAACCGCGCAGGCTTTGCTTTATCAGGCTCTCAGAGACTTAAAAAATTATACGATCGCAGATATAATAAAAGAAGTTGAGAGCATAAGACACAGCGGAAAATGGACACTCATAGGAGCGCTTTCAAAGATCGAAAAGTCAGGACTTTTTAAGCAGAGACCAACAGATCTTAGAACCCTCTTGGTTAGGGGAAAGGCAAGTTTAATAGATCTCCGTGGAATTGAGCCTGCCTATCAGAACTTAATCGTTTCAAGAGTTATCTCAAAGCTTTTCGAGCTCAGAAAGAGAGGGGAAGTTGAGCCGGGAATGATCGTGGTTGAAGAAGCACATAACTTTGCTCCTGAAAGAGAGAAGACAGTTTCAAGCAATGTGCTGAGAACTGTGGCAAGCGAAGGTAGAAAATTTGGTCTTGGGTTGATGGTGATCAGCCAGAGACCCGCAAGGATCGACAAGAACGTCATAAGCCAATGCAATACCCAGATCATTCTTCGCGTCACGAATCCTAATGACATAAATGCGATAAAGAAGGGAATTGAGGGAATAACCGCTGAGATGGTTGAAGAAATAAAAAGGCTTCCGACGGGTAGCGCAGTGGTTGTAAGCCCTGAGCTTGAGGTTCCAGTTATAGTAAGGGTCAGGGTTAGGAGAAGCCAGCACAGCGAGGCTAAGAGTGTTTTAGAAGAAGAAAAAGAGGAGATTGAGGCAAAAGAAGAGACTGCAGTGGAGACGAAAGAAGTTAAAGAAAAGGAGAAAAGGAAGGGATTTTTAAGTAGAATTTTCAGAAGTCGCAAACCCTAA
- a CDS encoding DUF262 domain-containing protein → MYEARTETFTVHQILLKDFSEFRLPLIQRGFVWDEEDVKEFIESLIKGYPVGIITVVKTELELPSIPFLDPDGFGIDNSSGTKYYVLDGQQRLTSLLMVRNQWKIKRDGEILELKPIYYNPDKKELRIKGKIPVGIDFSSIVRQKLGFEKPDEHSLKTLQEIDRNFLIRTIPFYIIEIKGSKPEEEMYRDMAEIFTRINRAGVRLGNLEMFLSFFASTGLGKQNVTMLYREMNKKYGMDLEPIIRFIFSNFGLSQSQISKIDSFKKAINDLSKKYDKTQAEKIINKCKVAIERAMNFLKEELGIVSVDILPSETVLVPIFQHFYDKIPEESEKRSLLYWFTVASFNGLYSSHTDKRLEDDLKKIREAKKEFPIFKLLESMKDKIRTKEISEKDFKNIEINILRGSAGKRYLFILYILLHINKATDWAGKPIYENYHNLAKHHIFPKDLLIEKGYDDPVLINHLGNLTFMNSGLNTEIQNKKPEEYLNDYLGVLKAHFIPTDKEIWKLEKYEEFIETRMDLIWKAYKENFEITYVAKNAKGGIDLTKFGFG, encoded by the coding sequence ATGTATGAAGCTCGAACCGAAACTTTTACTGTACACCAGATTTTACTAAAAGATTTCTCAGAATTTCGGTTACCCCTTATACAACGTGGATTTGTCTGGGACGAAGAGGACGTGAAAGAGTTCATAGAGTCTCTTATTAAAGGATATCCAGTAGGGATTATAACAGTTGTCAAAACAGAACTCGAATTACCCTCGATACCTTTTTTAGATCCAGATGGGTTTGGTATTGATAATTCTTCTGGAACAAAATACTACGTTTTAGACGGACAACAGCGATTAACATCACTTCTAATGGTAAGAAACCAATGGAAAATCAAAAGAGATGGGGAAATCTTAGAGTTAAAACCAATCTACTACAATCCAGACAAGAAAGAACTCAGAATAAAAGGCAAAATTCCCGTGGGTATTGACTTCTCTTCAATCGTTAGACAGAAATTAGGATTTGAAAAACCAGATGAGCATAGTTTAAAAACTCTACAGGAAATAGATAGAAATTTCCTTATTCGAACGATTCCGTTCTACATAATTGAGATTAAAGGTTCGAAACCCGAGGAAGAGATGTATAGAGACATGGCAGAGATATTCACCAGAATAAATAGAGCAGGAGTCAGATTGGGAAATTTGGAGATGTTTCTGTCTTTCTTTGCTTCGACTGGTCTCGGAAAGCAAAATGTAACTATGCTATATAGAGAAATGAACAAAAAATATGGCATGGATTTGGAACCAATTATAAGGTTCATTTTTTCAAATTTTGGATTAAGCCAGAGCCAGATCTCAAAAATAGACTCGTTCAAAAAAGCCATTAACGATTTAAGCAAAAAATATGACAAGACGCAAGCGGAAAAAATTATAAATAAATGCAAAGTAGCGATTGAAAGAGCAATGAATTTCCTTAAAGAAGAGCTAGGAATAGTTTCTGTTGATATTTTACCTTCTGAAACCGTTCTTGTCCCGATTTTCCAGCATTTCTACGACAAAATTCCAGAGGAAAGCGAAAAAAGAAGTTTACTCTATTGGTTCACAGTCGCGTCCTTTAATGGGTTGTATTCTTCTCATACAGATAAAAGGTTAGAAGACGATCTCAAGAAAATAAGAGAAGCCAAAAAAGAGTTTCCGATTTTTAAACTTCTTGAATCAATGAAGGATAAGATCAGAACAAAAGAAATCAGCGAAAAAGATTTCAAAAACATCGAAATAAACATTTTACGTGGATCTGCTGGAAAAAGGTATCTTTTTATTCTCTACATCCTCCTTCACATAAACAAAGCTACCGATTGGGCAGGAAAACCAATTTACGAAAACTATCACAATCTCGCAAAACACCACATATTCCCGAAAGATTTGCTGATCGAGAAGGGATACGACGATCCTGTCTTGATAAATCACTTAGGTAATCTTACTTTTATGAACAGCGGCTTGAATACTGAAATTCAAAACAAAAAACCTGAAGAATACCTTAATGATTATCTTGGGGTTTTAAAAGCGCATTTCATTCCCACTGACAAAGAAATATGGAAATTAGAGAAATACGAGGAATTCATTGAAACCAGAATGGATCTTATTTGGAAGGCATACAAAGAGAATTTCGAGATAACTTATGTGGCTAAAAATGCAAAAGGAGGTATTGATTTAACGAAATTCGGTTTTGGTTAG